One part of the Nitrosophilus kaiyonis genome encodes these proteins:
- the lepA gene encoding translation elongation factor 4, whose product MENIRNFSIIAHIDHGKSTLADRLIQECGAVEERKMSEQLLDTMDIEKERGITIKAQSVRLKYKKDGKEYILNLIDTPGHVDFSYEVSRSLASSEGALLVVDASQGVEAQTIANVYIALENNLELIPVINKIDLPAADPNRVKEDIENTIGLDCSDALEVSAKTGQGIKELLDAIIERIPAPKGDSKAPTKALIYDSWFDSYLGALALVRVFDGEIKKGQEVLVMGTNKKHEVLGLMYPHPISPIKTDTIKTGEIGIVVMGLKNIGDVQVGDTITDAKNPTKSPIEGFEEAKPFVFAGLYPIETDKFEDLRDALNKLKLNDAAITYEPETSAALGFGFRVGFLGLLHMEVVKERLEREFGLDLIATAPTVTYKVLKTDGSEIEIQNPSELPPVQEIEKIYEPYVKATIITPTEFLGNVITLVNEKRGTQKKMEYLTEDRVLLEYEIPMNEIVMDFYDKLKTVTKGYASFDYEPSDYKEGDLVKLDVRVAGEVVDALSIIVPKEKAFYRGRELVKKMKEIVPRQLFEVAIQASIGNKIIARETVKSMGKNVTAKCYGGDITRKRKLLEKQKAGKKRMKSIGKVQLPQEAFLTVLKID is encoded by the coding sequence GTGGAAAATATTAGGAATTTTTCCATCATTGCACATATTGATCATGGAAAAAGCACTTTGGCCGATAGATTGATTCAAGAGTGTGGTGCTGTAGAAGAGAGAAAAATGAGTGAGCAGCTTCTTGATACTATGGATATAGAAAAAGAAAGAGGTATTACTATAAAGGCTCAAAGTGTTAGATTAAAATATAAAAAAGATGGAAAAGAATATATATTAAATCTTATCGATACTCCGGGACATGTTGATTTTAGTTATGAAGTTAGCAGATCTCTTGCCTCAAGTGAAGGGGCACTTTTAGTAGTCGATGCGAGCCAAGGAGTTGAAGCTCAAACAATTGCAAATGTATATATTGCCTTAGAAAACAATCTTGAATTAATTCCGGTTATCAATAAAATCGATCTTCCAGCAGCAGACCCAAATAGAGTAAAAGAGGATATTGAAAATACTATTGGACTTGATTGTTCTGATGCATTGGAGGTAAGTGCAAAAACTGGACAAGGAATAAAAGAGCTTCTTGATGCAATTATTGAAAGAATTCCAGCACCAAAAGGAGATTCTAAAGCTCCTACTAAAGCTTTGATTTATGATAGCTGGTTTGATAGCTATCTTGGAGCTTTGGCACTTGTTAGAGTATTTGATGGAGAGATAAAAAAAGGTCAAGAAGTTCTTGTAATGGGTACAAATAAAAAACATGAAGTTTTAGGACTTATGTATCCACACCCTATATCTCCAATAAAAACTGATACTATTAAAACAGGTGAAATTGGTATTGTTGTAATGGGTCTTAAAAACATTGGAGATGTTCAGGTAGGTGATACAATAACTGATGCAAAAAATCCAACAAAAAGTCCAATTGAAGGATTTGAAGAGGCTAAACCTTTTGTATTTGCAGGACTTTATCCAATTGAAACTGATAAATTTGAAGATTTAAGAGATGCATTAAACAAACTAAAACTAAATGATGCAGCTATAACTTATGAGCCTGAAACATCTGCTGCACTTGGATTTGGCTTTAGAGTTGGATTTTTAGGTCTTTTGCATATGGAAGTTGTAAAAGAAAGATTAGAGCGAGAATTTGGACTTGATTTAATTGCAACTGCACCAACTGTTACATACAAAGTATTAAAAACTGATGGAAGTGAAATAGAGATTCAAAATCCAAGTGAATTGCCTCCAGTTCAAGAGATTGAAAAGATTTATGAGCCATATGTAAAAGCTACAATTATTACTCCAACTGAGTTTTTAGGAAATGTTATAACATTGGTAAATGAGAAAAGAGGCACTCAAAAAAAGATGGAATATTTAACAGAAGATAGAGTTTTGCTTGAGTATGAAATACCAATGAATGAAATTGTTATGGATTTTTATGATAAATTAAAAACAGTAACAAAAGGGTATGCAAGTTTTGACTATGAGCCAAGTGATTATAAAGAAGGAGATCTTGTAAAACTTGATGTAAGAGTTGCTGGTGAAGTAGTTGATGCTTTATCTATTATTGTTCCTAAAGAGAAAGCTTTTTACAGAGGAAGAGAGCTTGTTAAAAAGATGAAAGAGATTGTTCCAAGGCAGCTTTTTGAAGTTGCAATTCAAGCAAGTATAGGAAATAAAATAATTGCAAGAGAGACAGTAAAATCTATGGGGAAAAATGTTACTGCAAAATGTTACGGAGGAGATATTACAAGAAAAAGAAAACTTCTTGAAAAGCAAAAAGCTGGTAAGAAAAGGATGAAATCTATAGGAAAAGTTCAGCTTCCACAGGAAGCCTTTTTAACTGTTTTAAAAATTGATTAA